The sequence TATGAAACGTCGAGTGGTTGTAACGGGGTATGGAGTCGTATCGCCATTAGGAAATGATGTTGATACGCTTTGGAATCATATTAAAGAAGGTAAATCTGGCATTAAGAAAATTGAGTCCGATGAATTCGCAGAAATTAACACGCGAATTGCTGGGATTGTAAATGATTTTGATGCAGAAAGCTACTTTGATAAAAAAGAATTAGGGAAATATGATTTGTTTGCGCAGTATGCCTATGCAGCAGCAAAACAAGCGATCGATCAATCTGGAATTGACCTTGATACTGTGAATAGGGAGCGCATCGGGGTTTATGTCGGATCAGGTATCGGTGGAATCGATACTGTAATGGACAACCATAAACTTTTATTAGAAAAAGGTGTAAGGAGAGTTTCTCCATTTATGGCACCCATGATGATCAGTAATATGGCGGCGGGTATTATCGCGATTAAAAATGGTTTTAAAGGTCCGAGCTTTTCGCCAGTTTCTGCTTGTGCAACGGGGAACCACGCAATCGGTGAGGCTTACTTAAATATTTTGCACGGCTATTCTGATGCCATTGTAGCAGGAGGCGCGGAAGCTTCGGTCAATCCGTTATCCTTTGCCGGATTCTCAAGAATGAGAGCCATGTCTACGTTAAATGATACACCCGAAAAGGCGAGTCGTCCTTTTGATGGTGGGCGCGATGGCTTCGTCATGTCAGAGGGGGCAGGTATTTTAGTACTTGAGGAATATGAACATGCTAAAAAACGAGGTGCAACCATCCTAGGCGAAATCGTAGGCTATGGCTCAACAACGGATGCCTTTCATATTACGTCTCCTGATTTTGACGGGGCGGCACGAGCCATGAAGTTGGCCTTAGAAATGGCACAAATTGACCCTACTAATATTGATTATATTAATGCGCATGGAACGAGCACACCTGAAGGCGATAAATCAGAAACGAAAGCCATTAAAGCTATATTTGGTGCCCATGCTTATCAATTAAAGGTCAGCTCTACTAAATCAATGACTGGCCATTTATTCGGAGCCGCAGGTGGAATTGAGGCGATAATTACGCTGAAAAGTGTAGGGGAAGGTATTGTGCCTGCTACGATTAATTATCAAAATCCTGATGAAGAATGTGACTTGAATTACGTTCCAAATAAAGCCATTCACATGGAGATAAACTATGCGATTTCAAACGGCTTTGGTTTCGGTGGCCATAATGCGGTACTTGTATTCAAAAAGTTCACACGTTAACTTGGAACGGCGTCTATTTTTACGAAGAGGCTTCATCTTTTAGTGAGTATGTGACACAGTTTCTCGCCGGGGTGTCTGAGTTCGCGAAATTGGTAAGTCGAGTTTCAATCGGGTGTCGCAGTTTAGTGAGGATGTGGAGTGATATTAATGAGTGATGCATCCCAAATCTTTTTCGGATATATAAAAACGAGATTCCATGACAGCGGAATCTCGTTTTTATGTAGTTAAACTTTCGAATATGGTCGTATATTTCTCTTTTAGCCCCTGCATGATCAAGTCAAATGTATCGCTAATCACAACAACCTCTACATCTAAAGATTTTTGGAGGTGATGTGCATGACGGTGAAGCCGTTCCATTGTGCCTTCTACAGTGGTGGGATTTGTAAAAAGGATTTTCTGGGGTTGCTGTATATGACGGATAGCATCAAAGTAAGGCTCGTCAATTTTTATAATCGCACTGCTATTGATGGGTAGTCTTCCCGTAAAAGGGCAATGTAGTTTGTGCACGTAATCAGGATAGCATCTACATTAGATTGGGCAATCCATTCAAGCTGTTCTTGACTTTATGTTGAGCATCGAATTCCTTGAAATTTGGATCGGAAGTGACTCGATGCATAAGTGCCGGGTCAGCAAAGTGTATGCATTCAATATCAAATGAAGCAAGTGCCTGTTCAATATAGTTAATATTTGAATAATGAGCATGTAGACATCCCAGTCTTTTTCTAAAGCCGATTCCACCTCTATGCTATTTCATCCTATTTATTTTATTTTTGCTTTACGAAAACCGCTATAGCAGTCTATTAAACTGGTCACAATGACAGACGCGATAATGATTCCATAGACCCAGCTAAGCGCTGAAGACAAATTATCTTGCGAGTTGTCTAGTAGCTGTGAGAAGTAAGTGACGAATTCAGGATTCACTAAATTGGAATTGCTGACGATGATGATGAAGCCAATGACGCCGATTAATTGGACGATTGTATTACTTATCGCGAGTTTGAATGTCCACTGACGTATCTTGGCTTTATAGGTAAGCAAGAGTAGCTCCAGTAAGATGAGCAATGATACAAGTGGCCAATAGGAGAAAAGAACATCATGCTGGAAAACAGGCATAACAAATTCTAGACCGCCTTGACCTTCTCTTGATTCATACACGCCAATGAGATGTGTAGCCTTAAAATAAAAGATAGCCCAAATAATTGTCCAAATGAAGCCAGCGCCAATCTCACCTATTTTGATGGCCTTTTTCAATGGGATGTTAGGAATATTTTTTAAATCATCGGGTTTCCATGGTATACCCGATAGCGTTAGAGGAACATGAATGGTCGGCGAGATTGTTCGATCTAAGATGATAAAAACGATGGTGACACAGAAGAAATCCAGGATGGCCGTTCTGAGGAGTAGCCCTATTGCTTCGACGATGAAACCAACAACAGAAAAGAGCGACAATGTTTCAACGTTTGAAAGTGACGCAATTTTCTCAATGATAAATAGTGATAAAACAACGGTGGATACAATGGTCAGTGTCAATTTTAGTATTGAAATATAGGTGTCGTAAAACTTAGGTCCAATGAGATGCATCGGCTGGTCTCGATACTGGGCGGCAAGTGTTATGGGATTGCCAAGCTTCTCAAGTGCTTGCTTCACATTGTCCTCCGTATAATCATCTGGAAGCATATCTTCAATTGTCGAGCGCAATTCCAAAGCGATGTCATTACGCATTTTTTCGGGCAATCTACGCGTCACCTCTCGTACATATACTTCAATCAGTTCCATTTGTTTCAGCTCCTTTTAGTACAATCTTTAATTCCTTCGTCATTTTCTCCCACTCGGCTTGTAGCTGTTCAAAAACCTCAATACCTAAATCACTTATCAAGTAATATTTTCGAGGTCTGCTTTCCGTCGTATCCCAGCTACTTGACAATAATTCTTGTTTTTCAAGACGCCGTAGCAAAGGGTATAACGTACTTTGATCAATTTCGATTCCAGATTCTTCAAGCAGTTGAACGAGGGAATAGCCATATTGTGGTGTTTTTAATTGGCTTAGTACAGCTAATGTCAACGTTCCTCTTCGTAATTCTGTCGTTAAGGAGTTCAATAAGTCACTCATTGGATCACCTCATTCTTTATAGTGTATATCATACACCATTGTTTGATGCATATCAATTGAAAATAAAATTATTGAGGTTTTAGTTCTTTCGAAGGTACAACAAAAAACCAGCTCACGCCAATGGATTTTCTCCATGGAGTGAGCTGGTTTTTTAATAAGGTTCTGCATTATGACCTTTATCAACGGCATCTTCAGGTGCTTTGTCACCATCTCGATTGCCGAGTGGCTTCCGGCTAGATCCTCCTGTAGTTGCTTGTGCTAACCCCTCACGTAAGCGGCGCCCATAGTCTTTATCGGCTTCATCAGCAAGAGCGATCATTTTATCTTGAATGCGGGAGTCACAATTTGAAAGGTCGGCCACTAAGTTTGAAATTAAATCCTCACGCTCCCACTCCTCAAACATACGGTAGGTTTCTCCAGCTTGTTTCGTATTACTTTGACGATCAATCGACTCGCGTACGAGGTTGCCTTCAATATAAGGTGTATATTCTTTTCCATCCTGTTGTGCCTCTTGTAAACCACCTAACATCGATGGCTCATAGTTAATATGAGGGTTCTGGTCGGGAGCACGGTCGAGTTTGTATTGCATCTGTCCACCACTTTGATTCGTTGCCACACGCTTTTTCGGAGAGTTGATGGGTAGCTGTAAATAATTTGCACCAACTCGATGACGTTGCGTATCAGAATACGAGAAGGTCCGACCTTGCAGCATTTTATCATCAGAAAAATCGAGTCCATCGACAAGAACTCCCGTCCCAAATGCCACTTGCTCTACTTCTGTAAAATAATCTTCAGGATTTTTGTTTAACACCATTTTGCCAACAGGCAGCCATGGGAACTGATCTTCTGGCCATAATTTTGTATCATCGAGTGGGTCGAAATCGAGTTCGGGATGGTCATCGTCACTCATCACTTGGACGAGTAGCTCCCATTCAGGATAATCACCGTCCTCGATGGCGTCATACAAATCTTGGGTCGCATGATTGAAACTTGTCCCTTGGATGTCACTTGCTTCCTGCTGGGTTAAGTTTTTAATGCCTTGTTTTGGTTCCCAATGGTATTTCACAAGTACTGCAACACCTTCTTCATTGATCCATTTGTAGGTATTGACGCCGGAGCCTTGCATCATACGGTAGTTGGCGGGAATTCCCCAAGGCGAATATACAAAAGTTACCATATGAAATGATTCCGGAGAGCTAGCACAAAAATCGAAAAAACGCTCGCTATCTTGAATATTCGTAATGGGATCGGGTTTAAAAGCATGAATCATATCAGGGAACTTAATGGCATCGCGGATAAAGAATATTTTTAAATTGTTGCCGACGAGATCCCAGTTACCGTCTTCTGTATAAAATTTGACCGCAAAGCCGCGGGGATCACGCAACGTTTCCGGGGAGTGACCACCGTGGATGACCGACGAAAAGCGCACAAAGACTGGCGTTTGTTTACCTTTCTCTTGAAAGAGCTTAGCGCGCGTATACTTGGAAACCGGATCATTACCTGCTGTTCCATAGGTTTCAAAATAACCATGTGCCCCAGCCCCGCGTGCATGGACAACGCGCTCTGGAACACGTTCTCTGTCAAAATGGCTAATTTTTTCAAGGAAATCATAATTTTCGAGCACAGCAGGACCTCGATTGCCGACCGTTCGTAAATTTTGATTGTTAGTAACAGGGTGCCCCTGCCGATTGGTTAGTGTGTCTTGCTGTTCTTCATTGGATGTAGATGATGGTTCATTCATGTGATGATAACCTCCTTTGAAATGGTGTTCAGTTCATGCTTACTCTGTACTATTTCAATAG comes from Sporosarcina sp. FSL K6-3457 and encodes:
- a CDS encoding PadR family transcriptional regulator, coding for MSDLLNSLTTELRRGTLTLAVLSQLKTPQYGYSLVQLLEESGIEIDQSTLYPLLRRLEKQELLSSSWDTTESRPRKYYLISDLGIEVFEQLQAEWEKMTKELKIVLKGAETNGTD
- the fabF gene encoding beta-ketoacyl-ACP synthase II, encoding MKRRVVVTGYGVVSPLGNDVDTLWNHIKEGKSGIKKIESDEFAEINTRIAGIVNDFDAESYFDKKELGKYDLFAQYAYAAAKQAIDQSGIDLDTVNRERIGVYVGSGIGGIDTVMDNHKLLLEKGVRRVSPFMAPMMISNMAAGIIAIKNGFKGPSFSPVSACATGNHAIGEAYLNILHGYSDAIVAGGAEASVNPLSFAGFSRMRAMSTLNDTPEKASRPFDGGRDGFVMSEGAGILVLEEYEHAKKRGATILGEIVGYGSTTDAFHITSPDFDGAARAMKLALEMAQIDPTNIDYINAHGTSTPEGDKSETKAIKAIFGAHAYQLKVSSTKSMTGHLFGAAGGIEAIITLKSVGEGIVPATINYQNPDEECDLNYVPNKAIHMEINYAISNGFGFGGHNAVLVFKKFTR
- a CDS encoding HAAS signaling domain-containing protein, producing the protein MELIEVYVREVTRRLPEKMRNDIALELRSTIEDMLPDDYTEDNVKQALEKLGNPITLAAQYRDQPMHLIGPKFYDTYISILKLTLTIVSTVVLSLFIIEKIASLSNVETLSLFSVVGFIVEAIGLLLRTAILDFFCVTIVFIILDRTISPTIHVPLTLSGIPWKPDDLKNIPNIPLKKAIKIGEIGAGFIWTIIWAIFYFKATHLIGVYESREGQGGLEFVMPVFQHDVLFSYWPLVSLLILLELLLLTYKAKIRQWTFKLAISNTIVQLIGVIGFIIIVSNSNLVNPEFVTYFSQLLDNSQDNLSSALSWVYGIIIASVIVTSLIDCYSGFRKAKIK
- a CDS encoding catalase; the protein is MNEPSSTSNEEQQDTLTNRQGHPVTNNQNLRTVGNRGPAVLENYDFLEKISHFDRERVPERVVHARGAGAHGYFETYGTAGNDPVSKYTRAKLFQEKGKQTPVFVRFSSVIHGGHSPETLRDPRGFAVKFYTEDGNWDLVGNNLKIFFIRDAIKFPDMIHAFKPDPITNIQDSERFFDFCASSPESFHMVTFVYSPWGIPANYRMMQGSGVNTYKWINEEGVAVLVKYHWEPKQGIKNLTQQEASDIQGTSFNHATQDLYDAIEDGDYPEWELLVQVMSDDDHPELDFDPLDDTKLWPEDQFPWLPVGKMVLNKNPEDYFTEVEQVAFGTGVLVDGLDFSDDKMLQGRTFSYSDTQRHRVGANYLQLPINSPKKRVATNQSGGQMQYKLDRAPDQNPHINYEPSMLGGLQEAQQDGKEYTPYIEGNLVRESIDRQSNTKQAGETYRMFEEWEREDLISNLVADLSNCDSRIQDKMIALADEADKDYGRRLREGLAQATTGGSSRKPLGNRDGDKAPEDAVDKGHNAEPY